The following are encoded together in the Paraburkholderia sp. BL10I2N1 genome:
- a CDS encoding nuclear transport factor 2 family protein, which translates to MSEQQNVQLVQQAYDAFSKADIGGVLKTLAENVDWFIPGPTEIIPFAGRRHGPQEVAEFFSALAATQTAERFEPLDFIASEDKVVVLGVQRWRVNSTGITYEDEWAHVFMIENGRITKFKEYHDTAAEAAAHRR; encoded by the coding sequence ATGAGCGAGCAACAAAATGTTCAATTGGTGCAGCAAGCATACGATGCTTTCAGCAAGGCCGACATCGGGGGCGTCCTGAAAACGCTCGCCGAAAATGTCGACTGGTTCATACCTGGGCCTACAGAGATCATCCCATTCGCTGGTAGAAGGCACGGCCCTCAGGAGGTCGCTGAATTCTTCAGTGCGCTTGCTGCGACTCAGACTGCCGAACGGTTCGAACCTCTCGATTTTATTGCCAGCGAAGACAAGGTCGTCGTGCTTGGGGTGCAGCGCTGGCGCGTAAATTCAACTGGCATTACGTATGAAGATGAGTGGGCTCACGTCTTCATGATCGAAAACGGAAGAATCACGAAATTCAAGGAATACCATGACACGGCGGCTGAAGCGGCGGCCCATCGGCGATAG